From the genome of Oceanispirochaeta sp. M1, one region includes:
- a CDS encoding regulatory iron-sulfur-containing complex subunit RicT: MGSDKDKNKDHHKGAAALDIKNYPDGLFRAKIIHSSETEVCQPPQGETLKDGEKIIIKTRYGNDMVKILGGLTDLSHIRKGDIRSVVRRVSEDDLKKAESYIKKEEEAFKVCREKIDKHKLDMALVSSHYLLDEPKVMFFFTAENRIDFRELVKDLVSIFKMRIELRQIGVRDESRVLGGLGVCGREYCCHSLTDHLSPVSIKMAKEQNLSLNSMKISGPCGRLLCCLSYEYDYYQEEKRKLPNEGARISWDGSSFKVIEVNIFSKRIRLIGSDGRMLDLGTTEISYNKESRSWDLNPLEI; encoded by the coding sequence ATGGGATCGGATAAGGACAAGAATAAGGATCACCACAAAGGCGCAGCAGCGCTGGATATAAAGAATTACCCCGATGGTCTTTTCAGGGCCAAAATTATTCATTCAAGTGAGACTGAAGTCTGTCAGCCTCCTCAGGGTGAGACCCTGAAAGATGGAGAGAAGATTATTATCAAGACTCGTTACGGGAATGATATGGTCAAAATTCTGGGGGGATTAACGGATCTTTCGCATATACGTAAAGGTGATATCCGTTCTGTTGTAAGAAGGGTCAGCGAAGATGATCTGAAAAAAGCAGAGTCTTATATCAAGAAGGAAGAGGAAGCTTTTAAGGTCTGCCGTGAGAAAATTGATAAACATAAACTGGATATGGCTCTGGTTTCATCACATTATCTGCTTGATGAGCCCAAGGTTATGTTCTTTTTCACAGCCGAAAACAGAATTGACTTCAGGGAACTGGTTAAAGATCTGGTTTCTATTTTCAAAATGCGGATTGAACTCCGTCAGATCGGTGTTCGTGATGAATCTCGGGTACTGGGTGGACTGGGAGTCTGCGGCAGGGAATACTGTTGTCATAGTCTGACTGACCATCTGAGTCCTGTTTCCATTAAAATGGCCAAGGAACAGAACTTGTCTCTCAACTCCATGAAAATTTCAGGACCATGTGGAAGACTGCTGTGCTGTCTCTCCTATGAATATGACTATTATCAGGAAGAAAAGAGAAAACTTCCCAATGAGGGTGCAAGGATCAGCTGGGATGGAAGCAGCTTCAAAGTAATTGAAGTGAACATCTTTTCCAAGCGGATTAGGTTGATCGGAAGTGACGGCAGGATGCTGGACCTGGGAACCACTGAAATTTCCTATAATAAGGAAAGTCGCAGCTGGGACTTAAATCCTTTAGAAATTTAA
- a CDS encoding YaaR family protein — translation MDKLGILGSTLVPGGSKRKEKRVEEKKKASSLNFKGHVRDKEDVLPVESAALTEGLTGLEKAEDLLDDVYQLGEELKQDANLATLKKYKSAVRKFYKYVVTRSLEAAQVDGRLNPKTMSRKQYTLIAVVDERLEKLGAAVLRNQKEQLDMLKKIDEIYGILVDLKR, via the coding sequence ATGGATAAACTGGGGATTCTAGGCAGTACTCTTGTCCCCGGGGGCTCCAAACGCAAAGAAAAGAGGGTTGAGGAGAAAAAGAAAGCTTCCTCTCTTAACTTTAAAGGACATGTCCGTGATAAGGAAGATGTCCTTCCCGTTGAATCAGCTGCCCTTACAGAGGGACTGACGGGCCTTGAGAAGGCCGAAGATCTTCTTGATGATGTCTATCAGCTCGGTGAAGAGCTGAAGCAGGATGCTAATCTTGCAACTCTCAAAAAATACAAGTCCGCTGTTCGTAAATTCTATAAATATGTTGTTACACGCAGTCTGGAAGCCGCTCAGGTTGATGGACGACTGAATCCAAAAACGATGAGCCGTAAACAGTACACATTGATTGCGGTTGTGGATGAACGGCTTGAAAAACTGGGTGCCGCCGTACTGCGGAACCAGAAAGAACAGCTGGATATGCTGAAAAAAATTGATGAAATTTATGGTATACTTGTCGATCTGAAACGATGA
- a CDS encoding polymer-forming cytoskeletal protein, with amino-acid sequence MSDYIKNHSFINSIIGEGTKFSGELVLNGLLRIDGDFSGSINTSGKVLVGKTGRAECNIIASTAVVGGVVHGNIFSSGKVVILATGMVIGNIHAEKLIVEEGVLLHGSCIIKGESVEQEKVPVPAGGSSYSLDWQNEAQESGENS; translated from the coding sequence ATGAGTGATTATATAAAAAACCATTCCTTTATAAATTCTATCATAGGAGAGGGGACCAAATTCAGCGGAGAGCTGGTTTTAAATGGACTCCTCCGTATTGACGGGGATTTTTCAGGAAGTATAAATACCAGCGGAAAGGTTCTTGTCGGAAAAACAGGGCGTGCTGAATGTAATATTATTGCCAGTACGGCTGTTGTAGGAGGAGTTGTTCATGGAAACATCTTTTCCTCAGGCAAGGTTGTTATCCTTGCAACCGGTATGGTTATAGGCAATATACATGCAGAGAAACTGATCGTGGAAGAGGGAGTTCTTCTTCACGGAAGCTGTATTATAAAAGGTGAATCTGTGGAACAGGAGAAAGTTCCTGTCCCTGCCGGCGGTTCAAGCTATTCACTGGACTGGCAGAATGAAGCACAGGAGTCCGGGGAGAACAGCTGA